A region of the Leucobacter komagatae genome:
TGCGCGGTGCGTCGTAATCGGTTGCCATGTTTCTCCTGCTTTTCGTCGCGGCTGGCTTTGGGAGCGGCCATAGTCTGCCCGATAGATCGTTCGAACGCAAACCAATATTGCTGAGAGCGATCGGAGAGCACCGAACTATCCCCCACTCGCCCGGTTCAATCCGCGTTTCAATCGGGAAGCTGTGGCACTCTTGAGCGAACACCGAAGGGATCTGCAATGGATGAACTGCGCGTAGTACGGCGCGAAGACGGCTCACTCATCCTCGCGAACGAGCTCGGCGAGGAATACCGGTTGGCGATCGACGAGTCGGTCGCGCAGGAGGTGCGGCTTGCCCTGCCTCGCGCCGCGAGCGCGGTCCGGGTGCGCCCCCGAGAGATTCAGGCGCTGCTCCGCGCCGGCAAGAGCCGGGCCGAGGTCGCTGCGGAGACTGGCCTCGAAGAGGCGGATGTCGAGCGGTTCGAGGAGCCCGTCCGGGCCGAGAAGCGATACATGCTCGACCTCGCGCACGCCGTGGTCGTTCGTACCGATCCCACCGGTACGAACGGTTCGCCCTCCGCGAACGACGACGAGCAGCGCTTCGGGCAGGTCATCGCCGAGCGGCTCGTCGGCCTCGGAAACGTCAACAGCGAGTGGCGCTCGTGGCGCGACGAAGAGGCGGGCTGGCTTGTTGGCCTCGCGTTCGACTCCCGCGACGGCGATCACGACGCCGTCTGGAGTTTTGACCACAAGAAGCGCGTGCTGAGCCCGCTCACCCCGGACGCCACGAACCTGTCGAAGGTCGGCGAGATCGGCGACAGGCTCATCCCGAAGCTTCGCGCCGTGGACGCTGACGAACCGGAGCGGGCGGCGAAGCCCGAACCCGCGCCGTTTGACCCCGACGGCCTCCTCGCGCCGACCCAGGAAGTTGAACCGCTTCCCGCGGCCGACACTCCCGGTAACGCCGCGGTGGCAGACTCAGCGGGCGAAGAGCCCATCAATGCTGACGCCGAGTATGAGCGCCGGCGCGAGATCGATCACCTCGCCGTCAAGACGACCGACGACGACGGGCACGACCTCAGCCAGACCGCCGACCTGCTCGATGCACTGCGCCGCCGCCGCGGCGAACGGTCCCGCGAAGCCGCGGAGTCGCTTGCCGAGCAGAATCAGGGGGCCGCGGGCGATGACTCCGCAGACCCCTCGCCGCTTGAGGTGCTCGGCCTCCCGCCACGCGCGCCGAGCACGCGGCGCGGCGCTGCCGCGAATATCTGGGGAACTGCCGGGGTGTCCGGCGTTTCCGGCGATGAGGATCCCGCGCCCACGAATGCCACACGCGAGAGCGGCTCCGGCGCAGGCACGGGCGAAGGTGACAGCGCCGACACCGCCCAGCTCCGCGCAGTCCCGCCCGCGCCTATGGCGGACCCAATGCCTGAGGCCGGTGACGGAACGGAGCCCGGCGCGGATTCATCTGCAAGCGACGCAACCGACGCAGCGCCGTCCCAGGCTCAGCGTGGGGACCGCGGTCAGAGCGGTGGTCGCGAGGGCCGCGGCTCGAAGCGCGGCCGGTCGTCGATCCCGAGCTGGGACGATATCCTCTTCGGCACCCGCAGCGACGACGATCCGGCCTAGCAACGCGGCCCGGGAGCAGAGCTAGGAGCGCGCCGACCCGACGAGCTCGACGGCTTTGCCGAACCCGCTCCCCGCGAGCGCACCGCCGAGAAGAAGCGGGATGCCGCGCTCCTCATCCGTCCACGAGCCGTGCTGGCCGACCATGTCGAGCGACTGCGGGTCGTCCGCTGTCGTGTAGTAGGCGC
Encoded here:
- the sepH gene encoding septation protein SepH, with the protein product MDELRVVRREDGSLILANELGEEYRLAIDESVAQEVRLALPRAASAVRVRPREIQALLRAGKSRAEVAAETGLEEADVERFEEPVRAEKRYMLDLAHAVVVRTDPTGTNGSPSANDDEQRFGQVIAERLVGLGNVNSEWRSWRDEEAGWLVGLAFDSRDGDHDAVWSFDHKKRVLSPLTPDATNLSKVGEIGDRLIPKLRAVDADEPERAAKPEPAPFDPDGLLAPTQEVEPLPAADTPGNAAVADSAGEEPINADAEYERRREIDHLAVKTTDDDGHDLSQTADLLDALRRRRGERSREAAESLAEQNQGAAGDDSADPSPLEVLGLPPRAPSTRRGAAANIWGTAGVSGVSGDEDPAPTNATRESGSGAGTGEGDSADTAQLRAVPPAPMADPMPEAGDGTEPGADSSASDATDAAPSQAQRGDRGQSGGREGRGSKRGRSSIPSWDDILFGTRSDDDPA